The sequence CGGCCACCGTTTCGCGCCGAGGCGAGCGACGCATACACCGCCGCCAGCGCCTGCACGCCGTTGTCCGCGGAGATCTCGGGCGCGCGACCGAGCACGATCGCGTCGGCGAACTGCTCGAGCTCGTCGCGGAACATGTCCCTGGCCGGCACCGCGATCTCCTCGCGCGTCGCATTGCCCTTGCCGCGCGCCTGCACCCAGAGGCGCGCGCCCTCGTGCAGGCGTCCGGCATCGCCCCAATGCGCCTGGTCGATTTCGTAGCACACGGTCGCGCGGTCGCCGGTGACCCGGATGTCGTAGCGTCCGGGGCTGGTCCAGCTGGAAACCACCTGGCCGGACTTGCCGTCGGCGAAGGTGGCTGCGACCAGCCACTGGTCCTCGACCTCTGCCGCCAGCGGCGACCGATGCGCGCAGGTGGCAGACACCGAATGCAGGTCGCCCCCGAGGTAGCGCAGCGTGTCGAACTGGTGGATCGCGATCTGGCTCAGGCAACCCCCGGGCGAACGATCGCCGTACCAGCGCCAGTCCTCCGGCGTCAGGCGCAGGCCACGGTCGTTGCAGAAGGCCGCCTCGATCAGGTTCACCGTGCCCAGCCGGCCCTCGTCGATCATCGCGCGGATCATGCGCGTGCCGGCCAGGAAGCGCGCACAGTGGCCGACCACGACATGGACGTCGTGCGCCTGCCCGAGCCTGCTGACCACGATCCCGTCGGCGAGGGTGTTGGCGACCGGCTTCTCGAGGTAGACATGCTTGCCCGCCGCCGCCGCCTCGCGTGCGAACGGCAGGTGCATCTCGTTCGGCAGGGTCAGCAGCACGCCGTCGATGTCGGGGTCGCGCAGGACCTCGGCGTAGCTGCCCGCGGCCGGGATGCCGGTGGCATCGACGAAGCGCTCCAGCCGTGCCCGATCGCGCCCGACACAGCAAATGATCTGCAGTTTCGGCGAACCCGCGGCCGCCTTCGCCAGAACCAGTCCCCAGGCCCCGGTCCCCACCAGGGCCAGCCGGGCGGCGCGCGGCGCCACGCCAGCCGCCTTCATTCGGCCTTCACGCCGGCCTCGCGCGCGACCCTGGCCCACTTCTGGAGATCCTTCTCGAGAATCGCGCGAAACGCCTCTGGCGTACTGCCGACGCCCTCGGCCCCGAGCGTGGCGAATTGCTGCTTCATCTGCGGATCGTTGACCGCCTTCACCGAATGCGCATGCAGTTGCTTCAGCACCGCCGGCTGCAGCCCGGCCGGGCCCAAGAACGCGTACCAGGAACCGAGCTCGTAGCCCGGCAGCCCGGACTCCGCGATGGTCGGGATGTCGGGCAGCAGCTCTGAACGCTTGAGCGAACCGATGCCGATCGCGCGCACCTGCTGCGCACGAATGGCGGCCGTCGAGGCCGAGATGGAGTTCCAGGTCGTCGCAAGTTCACCGGCGATGGTGTCGGTCATCGCCGGTGGCAGGCCCTTGTAGGGGACATGCACGCCCTTGATGCCGGCCATCAGGTTGAACAGCTCGTAGCCGAGGTGGGCCGAACTGCCGATGCCGGAGGAACCGTAGGTGTACTGCTTCGGGCGCGCCTTCGCCCAGGCGATGAAGTCCTCGACGTTCTTCACCGGCAGCTGCGGGTTGACCAGCAGCACGAAGGGCGCTTCCGCCAGCAGGGACACCGGCGTAAAGTCTTTCAACGGATGGTATGGCAGCTTCGGGTAGATCGCCGGATTGGTGGCATGCGTGCCGGTGGTACCCATCAGGATCGTGTAGCCATCGGGTGCCGACCGGGCGACCAGTTCAGAGCCGATGATCCCCGATGCGCCTGCACGGTTGTCCGCGAGCACCGCCTGGCCGGTGTTCTCCTGGATCCTGCGCCCGATGAGCCGCGCGAAGATGTCGGCACCACCGCCGGCCGGGAACGGAATGATCAGCCGGAGCGGCTTGGCCGGATAGCCCGGGCCGACCGACTGTGCCTGCGCC is a genomic window of Rhodocyclaceae bacterium containing:
- a CDS encoding Gfo/Idh/MocA family oxidoreductase — translated: MKAAGVAPRAARLALVGTGAWGLVLAKAAAGSPKLQIICCVGRDRARLERFVDATGIPAAGSYAEVLRDPDIDGVLLTLPNEMHLPFAREAAAAGKHVYLEKPVANTLADGIVVSRLGQAHDVHVVVGHCARFLAGTRMIRAMIDEGRLGTVNLIEAAFCNDRGLRLTPEDWRWYGDRSPGGCLSQIAIHQFDTLRYLGGDLHSVSATCAHRSPLAAEVEDQWLVAATFADGKSGQVVSSWTSPGRYDIRVTGDRATVCYEIDQAHWGDAGRLHEGARLWVQARGKGNATREEIAVPARDMFRDELEQFADAIVLGRAPEISADNGVQALAAVYASLASARNGGRACLLAETIAAAAATTGVPGATNEPPGARP
- a CDS encoding tripartite tricarboxylate transporter substrate binding protein — protein: MIAMPVAFAAAAAMLAVLAVPIIAVPSAQAQSVGPGYPAKPLRLIIPFPAGGGADIFARLIGRRIQENTGQAVLADNRAGASGIIGSELVARSAPDGYTILMGTTGTHATNPAIYPKLPYHPLKDFTPVSLLAEAPFVLLVNPQLPVKNVEDFIAWAKARPKQYTYGSSGIGSSAHLGYELFNLMAGIKGVHVPYKGLPPAMTDTIAGELATTWNSISASTAAIRAQQVRAIGIGSLKRSELLPDIPTIAESGLPGYELGSWYAFLGPAGLQPAVLKQLHAHSVKAVNDPQMKQQFATLGAEGVGSTPEAFRAILEKDLQKWARVAREAGVKAE